A stretch of Malus sylvestris chromosome 11, drMalSylv7.2, whole genome shotgun sequence DNA encodes these proteins:
- the LOC126591152 gene encoding uncharacterized protein LOC126591152 has protein sequence MSGPSDRRFDLNLVKEAAPPSPDNIWRPSFVSPTGPLTVGDSVMKNDMTAAMVARNLLTPKDNRLLSKRSDELAVKDSLALSVQCAGSVSNMAQRLFARTRQVESLAAEVMSLKQEIRGLKHENKQLHRLAHDYATNMKRKLDQMKETDGQVLLDHQRFVGLFQMHLLPSSSGAVPRNEAPNDQPLMPPPSRVLSSTEAPNDPPPVPSLSGALPTAETSPKQPL, from the coding sequence atgtctggcccctccgaccgtcgttttgacttgaaccttgttaaagaggcagccccgccttctccagacaacatatggcgcccatccttcgtctcccctactggtcctcttaccgttggggattccgtgatgaagaatgatatgaccgctgcgatggtggccaggaaccttctcactcccaaagataacagacttctttccaaacggtctgatgagttagctgttaaggattcgctggctctcagtgttcagtgtgcaggttctgtgtctaatatggcccaacgcctatttgctcgaacccgccaagttgaatcattggcagctgaagtgatgagtctcaaacaggagattagagggctcaagcatgagaataaacagttgcaccggctcgcacatgactatgctacaaacatgaagaggaagcttgaccagatgaaggaaactgatggtcaggttttacttgatcatcagagatttgtgggtttgttccaaatgcatttattgccttcgtcttctggggctgtaccgcgtaatgaagctccaaatgatcaacctctgatgcctcctccttctagggttctgtccagtactgaggctccaaatgatccccctccggtgccttctctttctggggctctaccgactgctgagacttctcctaagcaacctttgtga
- the LOC126591153 gene encoding uncharacterized protein LOC126591153, whose translation MECKFSANGGQNELGVRIGDQEIPKSDRFRYLGSILQKNGELDGDLNHRIQAGWMKWKSASGVLCDRRMPLKLKGKFYRTAIRPAMLYGTECWAVKHQHVHKMGVAEMRMLRWMCGHTRKDKIRNEDIRGKVGVAEIEGKMRENRLRWFGHVQRRPTDAPIRRCDYGTEVQGRRGRGRPMKTLEETLRKDLEYLDLMEDMTQNRAQWRSRIHIVDPT comes from the exons atggagtgcaagttcagtgcaaatggaggccaaaacgagttaggggtgaggatcggagatcaagaaataccaaagagcgaccgttttcgttacctaggatctatcttgcaaaagaacggagaattagatggagatctcaaccatagaatacaagctggatggatgaagtggaagagtgcatccggcgtgttgtgtgaccgccgtatgccactgaagctcaagggaaaattttataggacggcaataaggccggcgatgctgtatggcacagaatgttgggcggtgaaacatcaacacgtacacaaaatgggtgtagcggagatgaggatgcttcgttggatgtgtgggcacacgagaaaggataagattaggaatgaggatatccggggtaaagtaggagtagccgaaattgaaggaaagatgagagaaaatcggttacggtggtttggacatgtgcaaagaaggcctactgacgctccgattagaagatgcgactatgggacagag gttcagggccgaaggggtagaggaagacctatgaaaactttggaagagactctaagaaaagacttagagtacttggatctaatggaggacatgacacaaaaccgagcgcaatggcgttctagaattcatatagtcgaccccacttag